From the Pseudomonas sp. SORT22 genome, one window contains:
- a CDS encoding chemotaxis protein CheW: MNDLQPRRNQDAASHGTLYLVFRIGDQRFALDAHEVAEVLPRLPLKPIAQTPAWVAGVLAHRGALVPVIDVGALSFGLPAPVRTSTRLVLVHYRADPLRPHLRLGLILEQATDTLRCDPAEFQPYGLDNQQAPYLGPVREDAHGLLQCIGVQDLLSAEVRQLLFPPELAASDEGLA, translated from the coding sequence ATGAACGACCTTCAGCCTCGCCGCAACCAGGATGCGGCCTCCCACGGCACCCTGTACCTGGTGTTTCGCATCGGCGACCAGCGCTTTGCCCTGGACGCCCATGAGGTCGCCGAAGTGCTGCCGCGCTTGCCGCTCAAGCCCATTGCCCAGACCCCGGCCTGGGTGGCCGGGGTGCTGGCGCATCGTGGCGCGCTGGTACCGGTGATCGACGTCGGCGCCTTGAGCTTCGGTTTGCCGGCGCCGGTGCGCACCAGCACGCGCCTGGTCCTGGTGCACTACCGTGCCGACCCGTTGCGCCCGCACTTGCGGCTGGGGCTGATCCTCGAACAGGCCACCGATACCCTGCGTTGCGACCCCGCCGAGTTCCAGCCCTATGGCCTGGACAACCAGCAGGCGCCTTACCTGGGGCCGGTGCGCGAGGATGCCCACGGTTTGCTGCAGTGCATCGGTGTACAGGACCTGCTCAGCGCCGAGGTGCGCCAGCTGTTGTTCCCGCCTGAGCTGGCGGCGAGCGACGAGGGCCTGGCATGA
- a CDS encoding protein-glutamate O-methyltransferase CheR, translated as MSGEQRFFRFLQDRIGLDVASVGAAMVERALRQRCATLEARDLDDYWLRLQQSSQEQQALIEAVIVPETWFFRYPESFNALVTLARKRLAELGGMRPLRILSLPCSTGEEPYSIAMALLDGGFAGHSFRVDAMDISPNSIDRAEQALYGRNSFRGSHLDFRERHFSDSDEGQRLDERVRQQVKLQVGNVLDPALKAREGSYDFVFCRNLLIYFDVPTQQRVFEVLKSLIHEQGVLFIGPAEGSLLARMGMRPVGIAQSFAYVRQAEMQPAPPSKPLAIPLPLTVPVTAASVPRPASAPLTVRKLKPIAPPPAKPAAQDAASQLLAQIAQLANAGSSTEAQAACTRYLQQYPPTAQVFYWLGLLSDTAGDSGEALSHYRKALYLDPQHPEALVHLAALLASQGDVAGARRLQERAARRADRESEQ; from the coding sequence ATGAGTGGCGAACAGCGCTTCTTTCGCTTTTTGCAGGATCGGATCGGTCTGGATGTCGCCTCGGTCGGCGCAGCGATGGTCGAGCGCGCCTTGCGTCAGCGCTGCGCCACCCTCGAAGCCCGCGACCTGGATGACTATTGGCTGCGCCTGCAGCAGTCGAGCCAGGAGCAGCAGGCGCTGATCGAGGCGGTGATCGTCCCGGAAACCTGGTTCTTCCGTTATCCGGAGTCGTTCAACGCCCTGGTGACCCTGGCGCGCAAACGCCTGGCCGAGCTCGGTGGCATGCGCCCGCTGCGCATCCTCAGCCTGCCGTGCTCGACCGGCGAAGAGCCGTATTCGATTGCCATGGCCCTGCTCGACGGCGGCTTTGCCGGGCACAGCTTTCGCGTCGACGCTATGGACATCAGCCCCAATTCGATTGATCGCGCCGAACAGGCGCTGTACGGGCGCAACTCGTTCCGTGGCTCGCACCTGGACTTTCGCGAGCGGCACTTCAGCGACAGCGACGAAGGCCAGCGCCTCGACGAGCGGGTTCGCCAGCAGGTCAAGCTGCAGGTCGGCAATGTACTGGATCCGGCGCTCAAGGCCCGGGAGGGCAGTTACGATTTCGTGTTCTGCCGCAACCTGCTGATCTATTTCGACGTCCCCACCCAGCAGCGGGTGTTCGAGGTGCTCAAAAGCCTGATCCATGAGCAAGGTGTGCTGTTCATCGGCCCGGCCGAAGGCAGCCTGCTGGCACGCATGGGCATGCGCCCGGTGGGCATTGCCCAATCCTTTGCCTACGTACGCCAGGCTGAAATGCAGCCGGCGCCGCCGAGCAAGCCGTTGGCGATCCCTTTGCCGTTGACAGTGCCGGTGACGGCGGCCAGCGTGCCGCGCCCGGCGTCGGCGCCGCTGACAGTCCGCAAGCTCAAGCCGATTGCGCCGCCGCCGGCGAAGCCCGCCGCGCAGGATGCGGCCAGCCAATTGCTGGCGCAGATCGCTCAACTGGCCAATGCCGGTAGCAGCACCGAGGCCCAGGCCGCGTGTACCCGTTACCTGCAGCAGTATCCGCCCACTGCCCAGGTGTTCTACTGGCTGGGCTTGCTCAGTGATACCGCCGGCGACAGCGGTGAAGCCCTGAGCCATTACCGCAAGGCGCTGTACCTTGACCCCCAGCATCCGGAGGCACTGGTGCACCTGGCCGCGCTGCTGGCTTCGCAAGGTGATGTCGCAGGCGCCCGGCGCCTGCAGGAACGGGCCGCACGGCGCGCTGACCGGGAGTCTGAGCAATGA